The following are encoded together in the Erwinia sp. E602 genome:
- a CDS encoding GNAT family N-acetyltransferase, with protein MSLTLLTQLADLPASQWDALLPDDQPFMRHAFLSSLEESGSVSAATGWQPQHLLWIEEGRPLAALPGYVKSHSMGEYVFDHAWADACQRAGIPYYPKWLSAVPLSPVSGARLVGDAAAGGRLLQALPGFLAQQQLYSGHINFSDARLAAELAADPRWLPRLGCQYHWHNRGYRDFQDFLDTLTSRKRKQLRKEREGVAKQGFSFDWYQGHELNEAQWDFVYACYASTYRVRGRQPYLTRTFFSLLAERMPAAIRVVMASHDGQPVAMAFSLVDGQTFYGRYWGCLAEFNHLHFETCFYQGMEYAMAHGLQRFDAGAQGEHKLIRGFEPVLTDSWHLLRHPGLQDAVADFLQQERDGVRAWAEEAREALPYRQTHD; from the coding sequence ATGTCGCTAACCCTTCTGACGCAGCTGGCCGATCTCCCGGCCAGTCAGTGGGACGCCCTGCTGCCCGACGATCAGCCCTTTATGCGCCACGCCTTTTTATCCAGCCTGGAAGAGAGCGGCTCGGTCAGCGCCGCCACCGGCTGGCAGCCGCAGCATCTGCTGTGGATCGAGGAGGGTCGCCCGCTGGCGGCGCTGCCCGGCTATGTGAAAAGCCACTCGATGGGCGAGTACGTCTTCGATCACGCGTGGGCCGACGCCTGCCAGCGGGCGGGCATCCCCTATTACCCGAAATGGCTGTCTGCGGTGCCGCTCAGCCCGGTGAGCGGCGCGCGGCTGGTAGGGGATGCGGCGGCGGGCGGGCGGCTGTTACAGGCGCTGCCCGGTTTTCTGGCACAGCAGCAGCTGTACAGCGGCCATATCAACTTCAGCGATGCCCGGCTGGCCGCAGAGCTGGCAGCAGACCCGCGCTGGCTGCCGCGCCTCGGCTGTCAGTATCACTGGCACAACCGCGGCTACCGCGACTTTCAGGACTTTCTTGATACGCTGACCTCGCGCAAGCGCAAGCAGCTGCGCAAGGAGCGTGAAGGGGTGGCAAAACAGGGCTTCAGCTTTGACTGGTATCAGGGCCATGAGCTGAATGAGGCGCAGTGGGACTTCGTTTACGCCTGCTACGCCAGCACCTACCGGGTGCGCGGCCGCCAGCCCTATCTGACCCGCACCTTCTTCAGCCTGCTGGCGGAGCGGATGCCCGCCGCGATCCGCGTGGTGATGGCCAGCCACGACGGGCAGCCGGTGGCGATGGCCTTCAGCCTGGTCGACGGCCAGACCTTCTACGGCCGCTACTGGGGCTGCCTGGCGGAGTTTAACCACCTGCACTTTGAAACCTGTTTCTATCAGGGAATGGAGTACGCGATGGCCCACGGGCTGCAGCGCTTTGACGCCGGAGCCCAGGGCGAACACAAGCTGATCCGCGGCTTTGAGCCGGTGCTTACCGACTCCTGGCACCTGCTGCGCCACCCCGGCCTGCAGGATGCGGTGGCGGACTTTCTGCAGCAGGAGCGTGACGGCGTGCGCGCCTGGGCAGAAGAGGCGCGGGAAGCGCTGCCTTACCGACAGACCCACGATTAG
- a CDS encoding siderophore-interacting protein produces MAAVQAYRLFNVVLARKRELSPSMLCCTFSGEELRQIKIDAPDQRIKLLLPSLSGKPSRLINEEVHWWERVCAMPTEDRPILRTYTLRNVNAEAGEIDVEFVMHGTEGPASAWALGAQPGDSLQIAAPNRAHEADSGGYEWAPHPQVQQALVVADETALPAAKAIIEQLAGWPQPPQVQLFVEMPARGDWLDLSEYPFVEAHWLAREHGELRYGEALLAAVKEHVRLPEQAQVCQDVREEGEGELLWDRAASDNRLFHGWVAAESSAVKHLRRYLIGERGLAQETISFMAYWSQGPRRK; encoded by the coding sequence ATGGCAGCAGTACAGGCGTATCGCTTATTTAACGTGGTTCTGGCGCGTAAACGGGAACTCTCTCCGTCGATGCTCTGCTGTACGTTCAGCGGTGAAGAGTTACGGCAGATAAAAATCGACGCGCCGGACCAGCGTATTAAGCTGCTGCTGCCGTCGCTGAGCGGCAAACCCTCCCGGCTGATTAACGAAGAGGTGCACTGGTGGGAGCGGGTCTGCGCCATGCCGACGGAAGATCGCCCGATCCTGCGCACCTACACCCTGCGCAACGTTAACGCCGAAGCCGGTGAGATCGACGTGGAGTTCGTGATGCACGGCACCGAAGGCCCGGCCTCTGCCTGGGCGCTGGGCGCACAACCGGGCGACAGCTTGCAAATCGCCGCGCCAAACCGCGCCCACGAGGCCGACAGCGGCGGCTATGAGTGGGCACCGCACCCGCAGGTGCAGCAGGCGCTGGTGGTGGCGGATGAAACCGCCTTACCGGCCGCCAAAGCGATTATCGAACAGCTGGCAGGCTGGCCGCAGCCGCCGCAGGTGCAGCTGTTTGTTGAGATGCCGGCGCGCGGTGACTGGCTGGATCTCAGCGAGTACCCGTTCGTTGAAGCCCACTGGCTGGCACGCGAGCACGGCGAGCTGCGCTACGGTGAAGCGCTGCTGGCGGCGGTGAAAGAGCACGTCAGGCTGCCGGAGCAGGCGCAGGTGTGCCAGGACGTGCGTGAAGAGGGCGAAGGCGAACTGCTGTGGGATCGCGCCGCCAGCGATAACCGCCTCTTCCACGGCTGGGTGGCCGCCGAATCCAGCGCGGTGAAGCATCTGCGCCGCTACCTGATCGGTGAGCGCGGGCTGGCGCAGGAGACCATCAGCTTTATGGCCTACTGGAGCCAGGGGCCGCGCCGTAAGTAA
- a CDS encoding LysR family transcriptional regulator, giving the protein MSANMDLNLVRVFIAIYETQSVSAAADRLFITQPSASYALARLRAETGNELFKRSRKGMLPTSTASQLYRVFKGALSGIEKAVAETRSFSPETSSHKFRLALSDLGELLLLPRLVKHLREVAPNVRLEVIPIEMQKLNEWLLTGKVDAALCSRNENITLAQRDRIMDERYVCLLNCRHPRIGGEMTLEQYLAEQHILVSAISGHQLVEERIREYGVERNIALEVPHFAALGELIAASHLLATLPSSAAAIYAARGNGRIVELPFQVPNLEVCLYGHTEIGDITAKSWFYNTLKTACPLIMDRSNVTYGAAPGSSRP; this is encoded by the coding sequence ATGTCTGCCAATATGGATCTGAACCTGGTGCGGGTGTTTATCGCCATTTACGAAACGCAAAGCGTCAGCGCCGCCGCCGACCGCCTGTTTATCACCCAGCCCTCGGCCAGCTACGCGCTGGCACGGCTGCGGGCTGAGACCGGAAATGAGCTGTTTAAGCGCAGCCGTAAAGGCATGCTGCCCACCTCCACCGCCAGCCAGCTTTACCGGGTCTTTAAGGGGGCGCTGAGCGGCATTGAAAAGGCGGTGGCCGAAACCCGCAGCTTCTCTCCGGAAACATCCTCTCACAAATTCCGCCTCGCCCTCTCCGACCTCGGCGAGCTGCTGCTGCTGCCGCGGCTGGTGAAACACCTGCGTGAGGTGGCACCAAACGTGCGGCTGGAGGTGATACCGATTGAGATGCAGAAGCTGAACGAGTGGCTGCTGACCGGCAAGGTCGACGCGGCGCTGTGCAGCCGCAACGAGAACATTACCCTGGCACAGCGTGACCGGATTATGGATGAGCGCTACGTCTGCCTGCTGAACTGCCGCCATCCGCGCATCGGCGGCGAGATGACGCTGGAGCAGTATCTGGCCGAGCAGCATATTCTGGTGTCGGCCATCAGCGGCCATCAGTTGGTGGAAGAGCGGATCAGGGAGTATGGCGTGGAACGGAATATCGCGCTGGAGGTGCCGCACTTTGCGGCGCTGGGCGAGCTGATCGCCGCCAGCCATCTGCTGGCGACGCTGCCCTCCAGCGCGGCGGCGATCTACGCCGCACGCGGCAACGGCCGGATCGTCGAGCTGCCGTTCCAGGTTCCGAACCTGGAAGTGTGCCTGTACGGCCATACCGAAATTGGTGACATCACCGCCAAAAGCTGGTTCTACAATACGTTAAAGACCGCCTGCCCGCTGATTATGGATCGCAGCAACGTTACTTACGGCGCGGCCCCTGGCTCCAGTAGGCCATAA
- a CDS encoding helix-turn-helix domain-containing protein, translating into MKNEIVDVIVDWIDQHLEEGLNIEAVAAKSGYSKWHLQRAFKEQRGITLATFIRSRRLEQAAQCLIDSTKSIMTISMDLGFSSQQCFQRVFKKHFNITPRDYRIQHRQYH; encoded by the coding sequence ATGAAGAATGAAATCGTGGACGTGATCGTCGACTGGATCGATCAGCATTTAGAGGAAGGTCTGAACATTGAGGCGGTGGCGGCGAAGTCCGGCTACTCGAAATGGCACCTGCAGCGCGCGTTTAAAGAGCAGCGCGGTATTACCCTGGCGACCTTTATTCGCAGCCGCCGCCTTGAGCAGGCCGCGCAGTGCCTGATCGATTCGACCAAAAGTATTATGACCATCTCGATGGATCTCGGTTTCTCATCCCAGCAGTGCTTCCAGCGGGTGTTTAAAAAGCATTTCAATATCACCCCGCGCGACTACCGTATTCAGCACCGTCAGTATCACTGA
- a CDS encoding type II toxin-antitoxin system ParD family antitoxin: MPRTMTVDLGEELRGYVESLVESGDYRTQSEVIRESLRLLKEQQAHSKLQQLRTLIDEGLASGAPQEWDRDAFIREVKGKLNVSGKED, translated from the coding sequence ATGCCCAGAACCATGACGGTTGATTTAGGTGAAGAGTTGCGTGGTTACGTTGAATCTCTGGTCGAGTCAGGAGATTACCGAACGCAAAGTGAAGTCATTCGCGAATCGCTACGTTTGCTTAAAGAGCAACAGGCTCATTCTAAGTTACAACAGCTAAGAACACTGATTGACGAGGGACTGGCCAGCGGAGCGCCACAGGAATGGGATCGTGACGCATTCATCAGAGAAGTGAAAGGAAAACTCAATGTCTCAGGGAAGGAGGATTAA
- a CDS encoding type II toxin-antitoxin system RelE/ParE family toxin has product MSQGRRINITPGARADLEDIYIYGFLKFGEKTADAYIDRFYTAFDMLKYHEVGLHRDEIKAGLCPLPVASHAIWFFPGAEQVLIARVLHQARDFQDSQLWL; this is encoded by the coding sequence ATGTCTCAGGGAAGGAGGATTAACATTACGCCGGGTGCCCGCGCCGATCTCGAAGATATCTATATTTATGGGTTCCTGAAATTCGGTGAGAAGACCGCCGATGCCTATATTGATCGATTTTATACCGCTTTTGACATGCTGAAATATCATGAGGTCGGCCTGCACCGGGATGAGATCAAAGCCGGACTCTGTCCTCTTCCCGTTGCAAGCCACGCAATATGGTTTTTCCCCGGCGCTGAGCAGGTGCTCATTGCCAGGGTGTTACACCAGGCACGCGATTTCCAGGATTCACAATTGTGGTTGTAA
- a CDS encoding TIGR00645 family protein — MERFVENLIYSSRWLLAPIYLGLSIGLLALAIKFFQEVFHLLPNVLSIAENDLVLVLLSMIDLTLVGGLLVMVMLSGYENFVSKLDIAEHKEKLSWLGKMDSGSLKNKVAASIVAISSIHLLRVFMDARNIPDNKLLWYVIIHLTFVLSAFVMGWLDSLSKKDKTPLN; from the coding sequence ATGGAACGTTTCGTCGAAAATCTCATTTACTCCTCGCGCTGGCTGCTGGCGCCGATCTACCTTGGGTTGTCGATCGGGCTGCTGGCGCTGGCCATTAAGTTTTTCCAGGAGGTTTTCCATCTGCTGCCGAACGTGTTGAGCATTGCGGAAAACGATCTGGTGCTGGTGCTGCTTTCGATGATCGATCTGACGCTGGTCGGCGGGCTGCTGGTGATGGTGATGCTTTCCGGCTACGAGAACTTCGTCTCCAAGCTGGATATCGCCGAGCATAAGGAGAAGCTCAGCTGGCTGGGCAAAATGGACTCCGGCTCGCTGAAAAACAAGGTGGCCGCCTCGATCGTCGCCATCTCGTCGATTCACCTGCTGCGGGTGTTTATGGACGCGCGCAATATCCCGGATAACAAGCTGTTATGGTACGTGATTATTCACCTGACCTTTGTGCTGTCGGCGTTTGTGATGGGCTGGCTGGACAGCCTGTCGAAGAAAGATAAAACGCCGCTCAACTAA
- a CDS encoding substrate-binding domain-containing protein has protein sequence MNTKKAGLLILALSLAPATQAKDLRVGVALANFDLNFISILRTQMAEEMKKEQIQGQFEDAKGDVAVQVQQVENFINQGVDAIILNPVDTQGVKRMMDAASKASIPLIFVNRKPEVELTGKMGYVGSDSLLGGRMEMEALAKRMNYKGNVAILMGALSAEEARQRTKATEEVIAKYKDMKVVEKQSAQWMRNEAVDVTSGWLLSGNKIDAIAANNDEMAIGAIMALNQSGRKDVLVAGIDGTPDALQFIKNGRLALTVFQDAAGQGRGAVTMVKQVIDGTSKDRFMWIPYQVITKENVAQYATQNAK, from the coding sequence ATGAACACAAAAAAAGCCGGACTGTTAATTTTAGCGCTGTCGCTGGCGCCCGCTACCCAGGCGAAAGATCTGCGCGTTGGCGTGGCGCTGGCCAACTTTGACCTTAACTTTATCTCCATTCTGCGCACGCAGATGGCGGAGGAGATGAAAAAAGAGCAGATTCAGGGGCAGTTTGAAGACGCCAAGGGCGACGTGGCGGTTCAGGTGCAGCAGGTGGAGAACTTTATTAACCAGGGCGTCGATGCGATTATCCTTAACCCGGTGGATACCCAGGGCGTGAAGCGCATGATGGATGCGGCCAGCAAAGCCAGTATCCCGCTGATTTTCGTCAACCGTAAGCCGGAAGTGGAGCTGACCGGCAAAATGGGCTACGTCGGTTCAGATTCACTGCTGGGCGGGCGCATGGAGATGGAAGCGCTGGCCAAGCGCATGAACTACAAAGGCAACGTGGCGATCCTGATGGGCGCACTGTCGGCGGAAGAGGCGCGCCAGCGCACCAAAGCCACCGAAGAGGTGATCGCCAAATATAAGGATATGAAGGTGGTCGAGAAGCAGTCCGCCCAGTGGATGCGTAATGAAGCGGTCGATGTGACTTCCGGCTGGCTGCTCTCCGGCAATAAGATCGACGCGATTGCCGCCAACAACGATGAGATGGCGATCGGCGCGATTATGGCGCTGAACCAGAGCGGCAGAAAAGACGTGCTGGTGGCCGGCATCGACGGCACCCCGGACGCGCTGCAGTTTATTAAAAACGGCCGGCTGGCGCTGACCGTCTTCCAGGACGCGGCCGGGCAGGGCAGAGGCGCGGTGACCATGGTGAAACAGGTGATCGACGGCACCAGTAAAGATCGCTTTATGTGGATCCCCTATCAGGTGATCACCAAAGAGAACGTTGCGCAGTACGCGACGCAAAACGCTAAGTAA
- a CDS encoding alpha/beta hydrolase, whose protein sequence is MISRRRLLMGSGAFLLAMSTDNLFARQDFFPLWPDEPPGGGGPSGALRISSNGSWSNIVSPGIQRFVPEQPNGKAVLIAAGGGYRWIGMGREGWPVARWLNSKGYTAYVLSYRLPGEHWQDGNRVALQDAQRAIRLVRSMENNVHLLGFSAGGHLLGMAAARPDFATYAPQDSIDEIVPKADSVGLIYPVITLEPPYTHTNTHLMMVGNHPTAAEEASWSVQNYVTRAYPPLFIAQAEDDPTSDPENSVIMTDTCRRVGVPVQQIQLSRGGHGFGLGKAGTPAAIWDEAYAVWLAAR, encoded by the coding sequence ATGATTAGCCGCCGCCGCCTGTTAATGGGCTCCGGCGCATTTTTGCTGGCAATGAGCACCGACAATCTGTTTGCCCGGCAGGACTTTTTCCCGCTGTGGCCGGACGAACCTCCTGGCGGCGGCGGGCCAAGCGGCGCGCTGCGTATTTCATCTAACGGTTCCTGGTCGAATATCGTCAGCCCCGGCATTCAGCGCTTTGTACCGGAACAGCCCAACGGTAAAGCGGTGCTGATCGCCGCCGGTGGCGGCTACCGCTGGATCGGCATGGGCCGCGAAGGCTGGCCGGTGGCGCGCTGGCTGAACAGCAAAGGCTACACCGCCTACGTGCTCAGCTACCGGCTGCCGGGGGAGCACTGGCAGGATGGCAACCGCGTGGCGCTGCAGGACGCTCAGCGGGCGATCCGTCTGGTGCGCTCGATGGAGAACAACGTGCATCTGCTGGGCTTTTCGGCGGGGGGGCATCTGCTGGGCATGGCGGCGGCGCGGCCGGATTTTGCCACCTACGCGCCGCAGGATAGCATCGACGAGATCGTGCCAAAGGCGGACAGCGTCGGGCTGATCTACCCGGTGATCACCCTGGAACCGCCCTACACTCACACCAATACCCACCTGATGATGGTCGGTAATCATCCCACGGCGGCGGAAGAGGCCAGCTGGTCGGTGCAGAATTACGTCACCCGCGCCTACCCGCCGCTGTTTATCGCTCAGGCCGAGGACGACCCGACCTCAGACCCGGAAAACAGCGTGATCATGACCGATACCTGCCGCCGCGTCGGCGTGCCGGTGCAGCAGATCCAGCTGTCGCGCGGCGGCCACGGCTTCGGCCTTGGCAAAGCCGGCACCCCGGCGGCGATCTGGGATGAAGCCTACGCGGTGTGGCTGGCGGCACGGTAG
- a CDS encoding type II toxin-antitoxin system CcdA family antitoxin: MSTSSATQKKTVSVTLDPALYDEARRAGINLSATLAIALLSELRATAARRWQQENQQGLDELNRITEENGLLSDRYRAF; the protein is encoded by the coding sequence ATGTCCACATCATCCGCAACTCAGAAAAAAACCGTTAGCGTGACGCTCGATCCCGCCCTCTATGATGAGGCCCGCCGGGCAGGCATTAATCTCTCTGCTACCCTGGCAATTGCTTTACTCAGTGAGCTGCGCGCCACGGCTGCCAGACGCTGGCAGCAGGAAAATCAGCAGGGACTAGATGAACTCAACCGGATTACCGAAGAGAATGGTCTGTTGTCCGATCGCTACCGGGCCTTTTAA
- a CDS encoding CcdB family protein encodes MQYRVYRNQSGSQSHPWLLDVQSDIIGQLNTRLVIPLFPRDRFKGTQPVRLCPVVKIEGKEYLVMTHQMASVLSSMLGEEITSLAAQRDEIKAAIDFLLAGF; translated from the coding sequence ATGCAGTACCGGGTTTATCGTAACCAGTCTGGATCGCAGAGCCACCCCTGGCTGCTTGACGTACAGAGCGACATTATCGGCCAGCTGAATACCCGCCTGGTCATACCGCTTTTCCCCCGCGATCGCTTTAAGGGAACTCAGCCAGTGAGGCTGTGCCCGGTCGTGAAGATAGAAGGGAAAGAGTATCTGGTTATGACGCATCAGATGGCCAGCGTGCTCAGCAGTATGCTGGGTGAAGAGATCACCAGTCTGGCTGCGCAGCGCGATGAGATCAAAGCCGCGATTGATTTTCTTCTGGCCGGATTTTAA
- a CDS encoding aspartate aminotransferase family protein — MSRTNPILAASAESTEAYQQAIAQTSAAVVQWLQQPEMYQGKSVAELRERIQLDFNAQGLGNQAAIERAIEYFLKDSLSVHHPQCVAHLHCPSLVISQAAEVLINATNQSMDSWDQSPSATIMEVKLIEWLRTRVGYQAGDAGVFTSGGTQSNLMGLMLARDAFFARQGHSIQQHGLTGDLRKIKVLCSENAHFSVQKNMALMGLGYQSVTLVKTDEFARMDINDLREKVAQAQANGEQILAIVATAGTTDAGAIDPLREIAQLAAEQQIWVHVDAAWGGALLMSEQYRHYLDGIELVDSITLDFHKQYFQTISCGAFLLKEARHYELMRYQAAYLNSEFDEAAGVPNLVSKSLQTTRRFDALKLWMGLEALGQQQYAEIIDHGVTLAQQVAGYVTEQPELELVMKPQLASVLFRFRPAALANASDADIALLNQKIGDKLLESGRANVGVTEANGITCLKVTLLNPTVTLQDIIKLLDLVELTGNELLA; from the coding sequence ATGTCCCGGACAAATCCAATTCTGGCGGCCTCCGCCGAGAGCACCGAGGCCTACCAGCAGGCGATTGCCCAGACCAGCGCGGCCGTGGTGCAGTGGCTGCAGCAGCCTGAGATGTATCAGGGTAAATCTGTTGCCGAGCTGCGCGAGCGCATTCAGCTTGATTTTAACGCTCAGGGCCTGGGTAACCAGGCCGCTATCGAGCGCGCGATTGAGTACTTCCTGAAGGACAGCCTGTCGGTGCACCACCCGCAGTGCGTGGCGCACCTGCACTGCCCGAGCCTGGTGATCAGCCAGGCCGCGGAAGTGTTGATCAACGCCACCAACCAGAGCATGGACTCATGGGACCAGAGCCCGTCAGCCACCATTATGGAAGTGAAGCTGATTGAGTGGCTGCGCACCCGCGTCGGTTACCAGGCCGGCGATGCCGGCGTGTTCACCAGCGGCGGCACCCAGAGCAACCTGATGGGCCTGATGCTGGCGCGTGACGCCTTCTTCGCCCGCCAGGGGCACTCGATCCAGCAGCATGGCCTGACCGGCGATCTGCGTAAGATTAAGGTGCTGTGCTCGGAAAACGCCCACTTCTCGGTGCAGAAAAACATGGCGCTGATGGGCCTCGGCTATCAGTCCGTGACCCTGGTGAAAACCGACGAATTCGCGCGGATGGACATCAACGATCTGCGTGAGAAAGTGGCGCAGGCGCAGGCCAACGGCGAGCAGATCCTGGCGATCGTCGCCACCGCCGGTACCACCGACGCCGGTGCGATCGACCCGCTGCGTGAAATTGCTCAGCTTGCGGCTGAACAGCAGATCTGGGTACACGTTGATGCGGCCTGGGGCGGCGCGCTGCTGATGTCTGAGCAGTATCGTCACTACCTGGACGGCATCGAGCTGGTGGATTCCATTACCCTGGACTTCCACAAGCAGTACTTCCAGACCATCAGCTGCGGTGCCTTCCTGCTGAAGGAAGCGCGCCACTACGAGCTGATGCGCTACCAGGCGGCTTACCTGAACTCTGAGTTCGACGAAGCGGCCGGCGTACCGAACCTGGTCTCCAAATCGCTGCAGACCACCCGCCGCTTCGACGCACTGAAGCTGTGGATGGGCCTGGAAGCGCTGGGTCAGCAGCAGTACGCTGAAATCATCGATCACGGCGTTACCCTGGCACAGCAGGTGGCGGGCTACGTCACTGAGCAGCCGGAGCTGGAGCTGGTGATGAAGCCGCAGCTGGCCAGCGTGCTGTTCCGCTTCCGTCCTGCGGCACTGGCGAACGCCAGCGACGCGGATATCGCGCTGCTGAACCAGAAGATCGGTGACAAGCTGCTGGAATCCGGCCGCGCCAACGTCGGCGTGACGGAAGCTAACGGCATCACCTGTCTGAAGGTGACGCTGCTCAACCCAACCGTGACCCTGCAGGACATCATTAAGCTGCTGGATCTGGTTGAGCTGACCGGGAATGAGCTGCTGGCGTAA
- a CDS encoding diaminobutyrate--2-oxoglutarate transaminase gives MTDKVRIDSLNVNSVEGNNATFLARQAEFESNVRSYPRKLPFAIAKAQGAWITDVEGNQYLDCLAGAGTLALGHNHPDVLQSIQNVITSGLPLHTLDLTTPLKDQFSEYLLSLLPGAGKEYCLQFTGPSGADAVEAALKLAKKVTGRAGVISFSGGYHGMTHGALSVTGNLSPKEAVDGMMPEVQFMPYPHLYRCPLGIGGEAGVKALTYYFENLINDVESGVRKPAAVILEAVQGEGGVNPAPAEWLQRIRKVTEEHGILLIIDEVQAGFARTGKFFAFEHAGIQPDIIVMSKAVGGGLPLAVLGIKKQFDAWSPGHHTGTFRGNQLAMATGLTTLKLLKEHNIADSVAEKGEWLKGKLGELQKRYPAIGHVRGLGLMLGIEFVKPQEAQDQLGCYPADGDLSALIQKKCFENGLILERGGRHGAVLRLLPSLLISKEDLGVFLDKFEQAMLAAGVKPV, from the coding sequence ATGACGGATAAAGTCCGTATTGATAGTTTGAATGTGAATTCTGTAGAGGGAAACAACGCGACCTTTTTAGCCAGACAGGCTGAATTTGAGTCGAATGTGAGGAGCTATCCGCGTAAGTTGCCGTTTGCAATTGCGAAAGCTCAGGGCGCGTGGATTACCGATGTTGAAGGTAATCAGTATCTTGACTGCCTGGCCGGTGCGGGAACGCTGGCGCTTGGACACAACCATCCTGATGTTCTGCAAAGCATCCAAAATGTCATTACCAGCGGCTTGCCGTTACATACTCTTGACCTGACGACGCCACTGAAGGACCAGTTCTCTGAGTATCTGCTCTCGTTACTGCCTGGAGCGGGTAAAGAGTACTGCCTGCAGTTCACCGGCCCTTCCGGCGCTGACGCCGTGGAAGCCGCGCTGAAGCTGGCGAAAAAAGTGACCGGCCGTGCCGGCGTGATCAGCTTCTCCGGCGGCTACCACGGTATGACTCACGGCGCACTGTCCGTGACCGGTAACCTGTCGCCGAAAGAAGCGGTAGACGGCATGATGCCGGAAGTGCAGTTTATGCCTTACCCGCACCTGTACCGCTGCCCGCTGGGTATCGGCGGTGAGGCTGGCGTGAAAGCGCTGACTTACTACTTCGAAAACCTGATCAACGACGTTGAGAGCGGCGTGCGCAAACCTGCGGCGGTGATTCTGGAAGCCGTTCAGGGTGAAGGCGGCGTGAACCCGGCGCCGGCCGAGTGGCTGCAGCGCATCCGTAAGGTGACCGAAGAGCACGGCATTCTGCTGATCATCGACGAAGTGCAGGCGGGCTTTGCCCGTACCGGTAAGTTCTTCGCCTTCGAACACGCCGGCATTCAGCCGGACATCATCGTGATGTCAAAAGCCGTTGGTGGCGGTCTGCCGCTGGCCGTGCTGGGTATCAAGAAGCAGTTCGACGCCTGGTCACCTGGCCACCACACCGGCACCTTCCGTGGCAACCAGCTGGCGATGGCCACCGGCCTGACCACGCTGAAGCTGCTGAAAGAGCACAATATTGCTGACAGCGTTGCCGAGAAAGGTGAATGGCTGAAGGGCAAACTGGGCGAGCTGCAGAAGCGCTACCCGGCGATCGGCCACGTGCGCGGTCTGGGCCTGATGCTCGGCATTGAGTTCGTTAAGCCGCAGGAAGCACAGGATCAGCTGGGTTGCTACCCGGCGGACGGCGATCTGTCTGCGCTGATTCAGAAAAAATGCTTCGAAAACGGTCTGATTCTGGAGCGTGGTGGTCGTCACGGTGCGGTACTGCGCCTGTTGCCATCCCTGCTGATCAGCAAAGAAGACCTGGGCGTGTTCCTGGATAAATTTGAACAGGCGATGTTAGCCGCTGGTGTAAAACCAGTCTGA
- a CDS encoding alpha/beta fold hydrolase yields MSTYNTQDGTQIYYKDWGKGKPVLFSHGWPLDADMWDSQLNFLAENGYRVIAFDRRGFGRSEQPWEGYNYDTFASDINDLINHLDLQDVTLVGFSMGGGDVSRYVGRYGSARVRGLVLLGAVTPAFGQASGFAGGVDGSVFDGIRDGLRKDRAQFISDFATPFFGLNAGQTVSEGVLAQTLNIALLASLKGTIDCVTAFETTDFRGDLAKVDVPTLVIHGDNDQVVPFETTGKLAAQQIKGAALKVYENAPHGFAVTHQDRLNQDLLAFLQTL; encoded by the coding sequence ATGAGCACCTACAACACGCAGGACGGCACGCAGATTTATTACAAAGACTGGGGCAAGGGTAAGCCGGTACTGTTCAGCCACGGCTGGCCGCTGGACGCCGATATGTGGGACAGCCAGCTGAATTTCCTCGCCGAAAACGGCTACCGGGTGATCGCCTTTGATCGTCGCGGCTTTGGCCGTTCTGAGCAGCCGTGGGAGGGTTACAACTACGATACCTTCGCCTCTGACATCAACGACCTGATTAACCATCTGGATCTGCAGGACGTGACGCTGGTGGGCTTCTCAATGGGCGGCGGCGACGTGTCGCGCTACGTTGGCCGTTACGGTTCGGCGCGGGTTCGCGGCCTGGTGCTGCTGGGCGCGGTGACGCCGGCCTTTGGTCAGGCATCGGGCTTTGCAGGCGGGGTGGATGGCTCGGTATTTGACGGGATTCGCGACGGTCTGCGTAAAGACCGCGCACAGTTTATCAGTGATTTTGCCACGCCGTTCTTCGGGCTGAATGCCGGGCAGACGGTGTCTGAAGGCGTGCTGGCTCAGACGCTGAATATTGCGCTGCTGGCGTCGCTGAAGGGCACCATTGACTGTGTGACTGCCTTTGAGACCACCGATTTCCGTGGCGATCTGGCGAAGGTGGATGTGCCGACGCTGGTGATCCACGGTGATAATGATCAGGTGGTGCCGTTTGAGACCACCGGTAAGCTGGCGGCGCAGCAGATTAAGGGCGCGGCGCTGAAGGTGTATGAGAACGCGCCGCACGGCTTTGCGGTGACGCATCAGGATCGGCTGAACCAGGATCTGCTGGCGTTTCTGCAGACACTGTAA